One stretch of Streptomyces peucetius DNA includes these proteins:
- a CDS encoding nuclear transport factor 2 family protein: MTFLPDTGHIPSAEELASIQEWFAAYDAHSAARDVERMADMAVFPLNLISDDTAGDGVCAQWDRRQFVETMTRVMGDGDADISFESVRTPVFLSAAMAVVFTDSTMTMEGQTRQLRYADVLVRRNGTWAFQTMMQAGWGDGLR, translated from the coding sequence GTGACGTTTCTGCCCGACACCGGACACATCCCGAGCGCCGAGGAGCTGGCAAGCATCCAGGAGTGGTTCGCCGCCTACGACGCGCACAGCGCCGCACGCGACGTCGAGCGCATGGCGGACATGGCCGTCTTCCCGCTCAACCTGATCAGCGACGACACCGCCGGCGACGGTGTCTGCGCCCAGTGGGACCGCCGGCAGTTCGTGGAGACCATGACCCGGGTGATGGGCGACGGCGATGCCGACATCTCGTTCGAGTCGGTGCGGACGCCGGTGTTCCTGTCCGCCGCGATGGCCGTCGTCTTCACCGACTCCACCATGACCATGGAGGGTCAAACCCGGCAGCTGCGGTACGCGGACGTGCTGGTCAGGCGGAACGGGACGTGGGCGTTCCAGACGATGATGCAGGCCGGCTGGGGCGACGGCCTGCGGTAG
- a CDS encoding penicillin-binding transpeptidase domain-containing protein, which yields MTRTIRHAAVLCLLLLLALLVNAARVQVVEAPGLDDHPANRRADIARYAQPRGDILVDGKPVTGSKDTGEQLRHERTYRDGPLYAPVTGYASQTYGTSFVEYAQDPVLSGTDPLLAPLPLFNDLTRSRPPGGDVATTIRAAAQEAAYRGLDGRRGAVAAVEPATGRILALVSSPSYDPGLLSGTGRKVSRAWADLNGAEEQPMLNRAIRQTYPPGSAFKIVTAAAALEAGVVHDVDDPTRTPEPYLLPNTRTPLPNATEGCENASLAYAVQWSCNSVMANLGARVGLADMVATVRGFGFNDPGLRIPASVTASNFDTDMSPDQLALSSIGQFNTTATPLQMAMVAAAVAGGGDIRHPYLVDRVTRANGDLVAQNGPRAYREAMTPVTAQRMRELMVRAVEEGTGENAVIRGATVGGKTGTAQHGIDNSGLPYAWFIGWAQAHDAAQPAVAVAVVVEDAAVLREDISGGGSAAPVARAVMEAALWTS from the coding sequence GTGACCCGCACCATCCGGCACGCCGCCGTCCTGTGCCTGCTGCTGCTGCTCGCGCTACTGGTCAACGCCGCCCGCGTACAGGTCGTCGAGGCCCCCGGGCTCGACGACCACCCGGCCAACCGCCGGGCGGACATCGCCCGTTACGCCCAGCCGCGCGGCGACATCCTCGTCGACGGGAAACCGGTCACCGGCTCCAAGGACACCGGCGAGCAGCTGCGCCACGAGCGGACGTACCGCGACGGCCCCCTGTACGCGCCGGTGACGGGCTACGCGTCGCAGACGTACGGCACCTCGTTCGTCGAGTACGCCCAGGACCCGGTCCTGAGCGGCACCGACCCGCTGCTGGCGCCGCTGCCCCTCTTCAACGACCTGACCCGAAGCCGCCCGCCCGGCGGAGACGTGGCGACCACCATCAGGGCGGCCGCGCAGGAGGCCGCCTACCGCGGCCTGGACGGCAGGCGCGGCGCGGTGGCGGCGGTCGAGCCGGCGACGGGCCGGATCCTCGCGCTGGTCAGCAGCCCCTCGTACGACCCCGGCCTGCTGTCGGGCACCGGGAGGAAGGTCTCCCGGGCATGGGCGGACCTGAACGGCGCCGAGGAGCAGCCGATGCTGAACCGGGCGATCCGCCAGACGTATCCGCCCGGCTCCGCGTTCAAAATCGTGACGGCCGCGGCGGCCCTGGAGGCGGGGGTCGTCCACGACGTGGACGACCCCACCCGCACCCCGGAGCCGTATCTGCTGCCGAACACCCGCACGCCGCTGCCCAACGCCACCGAGGGGTGCGAGAACGCCTCGCTCGCGTATGCCGTCCAGTGGTCCTGCAACAGCGTGATGGCGAACCTGGGGGCGCGGGTCGGCCTCGCGGACATGGTCGCCACGGTCCGCGGGTTCGGCTTCAACGACCCGGGGCTGCGGATCCCCGCGAGTGTCACGGCCTCCAACTTCGACACCGACATGTCCCCCGACCAGCTGGCCCTGTCCTCGATCGGGCAGTTCAACACGACGGCCACACCCCTGCAGATGGCGATGGTCGCGGCCGCCGTGGCGGGCGGGGGCGACATCCGGCACCCCTACCTGGTGGACCGGGTCACCAGGGCGAACGGCGACCTGGTCGCGCAGAACGGCCCGCGCGCCTACCGGGAGGCGATGACGCCGGTCACCGCGCAGCGGATGCGGGAACTGATGGTGCGGGCCGTCGAGGAGGGCACGGGGGAGAACGCGGTGATCAGGGGCGCCACGGTCGGCGGCAAGACCGGCACCGCCCAGCACGGCATCGACAACTCCGGACTTCCCTACGCCTGGTTCATCGGGTGGGCCCAGGCCCATGACGCGGCGCAGCCCGCCGTCGCCGTCGCCGTGGTCGTGGAGGACGCGGCAGTCCTGCGGGAGGACATCAGCGGCGGGGGCAGCGCGGCACCTGTCGCACGGGCCGTGATGGAGGCGGCACTGTGGACCTCGTGA
- a CDS encoding HEAT repeat domain-containing protein: MFAGIDEVEWASLEHAYGPADDVPELLRGLASADPAERENALDGMYGAVHHQGDVYDSTLACIPFLMELVADPDVRDRGCVVELLTSIGGIDLDGDELDPEDEEFEDAANYAMAASAVTAGADVFLGLLDDPDRGVRLAAPHALATLHSDPVRVLRLLRGRLEAEQDTEVRLACVEAAGRIALRHESLLPEVVDLLTTLSRAAYGAGVRLAALAQLARCAPGALPSDVVPGVTGLLRELRTQPVASAPAAEGLPSATLLGQLRQVRSADTAPHRAPWTADLLRTLHDGLGDRVDDRTALLADQLCSPDRAQRVEAVRMSSSLLRTWRGAYGELVGLLGEQLADPEPRLAMGAAYALKELFGLALPAADALAQRVAAEPSTWVLRWENGPPTLCPAIVALARAGDARVVPVLAEILDRAEAPGDLGHSLDELGRAAAPLAPALRERLAGLALDDRLADRVGPLLHGLSVLGPGAAAAESVPAVLRVLRGATGERREGVVRSAVRTLTAFGPAAREAVPHLWGLLREAGYGQGADPAAYLSPAGAALPPALAARTAGALWAIEGDRDAVLPVLCAVLNTPEQAGRQSAASVLGTMGTAGAAAAPQLARLLRSMEPWTRVRAAVALWRVSEDPEQAWPVLRAAWETMPRTRMSAAACLADLSTAGAEGAERLVDRELLSARRHNGNDNVADSRDIVEDERLLALCRQAVHRGP, encoded by the coding sequence GTGTTCGCGGGAATCGACGAGGTCGAGTGGGCCTCGCTGGAGCATGCCTACGGCCCGGCCGACGATGTGCCGGAGCTGCTGCGCGGACTCGCCTCCGCGGATCCGGCCGAGCGCGAGAACGCACTCGACGGAATGTACGGGGCCGTGCACCACCAGGGGGACGTGTACGACTCCACGCTGGCCTGCATCCCATTCCTGATGGAGCTGGTGGCCGATCCCGACGTGCGGGACCGGGGCTGCGTCGTCGAACTGCTGACCAGCATCGGCGGCATCGATCTGGACGGCGACGAACTGGATCCGGAGGACGAGGAGTTCGAGGACGCCGCGAACTACGCCATGGCCGCGTCGGCGGTCACGGCCGGCGCGGACGTCTTCCTCGGGCTGCTGGACGATCCTGACCGCGGGGTGCGGCTCGCGGCGCCGCACGCGCTGGCCACGCTGCACAGCGATCCGGTCCGGGTGCTGCGCCTGCTGCGCGGGCGGCTCGAGGCGGAGCAGGACACGGAGGTGCGGCTGGCGTGCGTGGAGGCCGCCGGCCGGATAGCGCTGCGCCACGAGAGCCTGCTGCCCGAGGTGGTGGATCTGCTCACCACCCTGTCCCGCGCGGCGTACGGCGCGGGGGTGCGGCTCGCGGCGCTCGCGCAGCTGGCCCGCTGCGCGCCCGGTGCGCTGCCGTCCGACGTCGTGCCGGGCGTGACGGGCCTGCTGCGGGAGCTGCGCACACAGCCGGTGGCATCGGCCCCGGCCGCCGAGGGGCTCCCCTCGGCGACGCTGCTCGGCCAGCTGCGGCAGGTGCGGTCCGCGGACACCGCGCCCCACCGCGCCCCGTGGACGGCGGACCTGCTGCGGACGCTCCACGACGGCCTCGGCGACCGGGTGGACGACCGGACAGCGCTGCTCGCGGACCAGCTGTGCAGCCCGGACCGGGCGCAGCGGGTCGAGGCGGTCCGGATGAGCAGCTCGCTGCTGCGGACGTGGCGGGGCGCGTACGGGGAACTGGTCGGCCTGCTCGGCGAGCAGCTCGCGGACCCCGAGCCGCGGCTCGCCATGGGCGCGGCGTACGCGCTCAAGGAGCTGTTCGGCCTCGCGCTGCCGGCGGCGGACGCCCTGGCGCAGCGGGTGGCCGCCGAGCCGTCCACCTGGGTGCTCAGATGGGAGAACGGGCCGCCGACGCTCTGCCCCGCGATCGTGGCGCTCGCGCGGGCGGGCGACGCACGCGTGGTGCCCGTACTGGCGGAGATCCTCGATCGGGCGGAGGCCCCGGGGGACCTGGGGCACTCGCTGGACGAGCTGGGAAGGGCCGCCGCGCCGCTCGCCCCGGCGCTGCGCGAGCGGCTGGCGGGTCTCGCGCTCGACGACCGGCTGGCCGACCGGGTCGGGCCGCTGCTGCACGGACTGTCCGTGCTGGGCCCGGGTGCCGCGGCGGCCGAGTCGGTGCCTGCCGTCCTGCGGGTGCTGCGGGGCGCGACGGGTGAGCGGCGCGAGGGGGTGGTCAGGTCCGCCGTGCGGACGCTCACGGCTTTCGGGCCCGCCGCCCGGGAGGCAGTGCCGCACCTGTGGGGGCTGCTGCGCGAGGCCGGATACGGGCAGGGCGCCGACCCCGCCGCGTACCTGTCCCCCGCCGGCGCCGCCTTACCGCCGGCGCTCGCCGCGCGGACCGCGGGCGCCCTGTGGGCGATCGAGGGCGACCGGGACGCGGTGCTGCCGGTGCTGTGCGCGGTGCTGAACACGCCCGAGCAGGCCGGCCGGCAGTCGGCGGCCTCGGTGCTCGGCACGATGGGCACGGCCGGAGCGGCCGCCGCGCCGCAGCTCGCGAGGCTGCTGCGGTCGATGGAGCCGTGGACGCGGGTGCGGGCGGCGGTCGCGCTGTGGCGGGTGAGCGAGGACCCCGAGCAGGCGTGGCCGGTGCTGCGCGCGGCCTGGGAGACGATGCCGCGGACCCGGATGTCGGCCGCGGCGTGCCTGGCGGATCTGTCCACGGCGGGCGCCGAGGGCGCCGAGCGGCTGGTCGACCGCGAGCTGCTGTCCGCCCGGCGCCACAACGGGAACGACAACGTGGCGGACAGTCGTGACATCGTGGAGGACGAGAGGCTGCTGGCCCTGTGCCGGCAGGCGGTCCATCGCGGGCCGTGA
- a CDS encoding Ku protein, with the protein MRSIWNGAISFGLVSIPIKLVNATENHSVSFRQIHAADGGRIRYRKVCELEEKEVTQAEIGKAYEDADGSMIPITEEDLAALPLPTAKTIEIVAFVPASEIDPLQMDAAYYLSANGVPAAKPYTLLREALKRSNRVAIAKFALRGRERLGMLRVVDDVIAMHGLLWPDEIRQPEGVAPQSDVTVRDAELDLADALMDTLGEVDLESLHDDYRDAVEAMIAAKAEGGGAAVEPAPAEREGGKVIDLMAALESSVRAAQEARGEGAEEPAGDEARVTPIKGRRSAAAPKEQGGKKSTSAAKKTAAKKTTAKSTSTAAKKSASKSTAAKKSASKSTAKSASSGSSSSGGASKKSASKKAAPRKRSSA; encoded by the coding sequence GTGCGATCCATCTGGAACGGCGCGATCTCCTTCGGGCTGGTCAGCATCCCGATCAAGCTGGTCAACGCCACGGAGAACCACTCCGTCTCGTTCCGCCAGATCCACGCCGCCGACGGCGGGCGCATCCGCTACCGCAAGGTGTGCGAGCTGGAGGAGAAGGAGGTGACGCAGGCCGAGATCGGCAAGGCGTACGAGGACGCGGACGGGTCGATGATCCCGATCACGGAGGAGGACCTCGCCGCCCTCCCGCTGCCGACCGCGAAGACCATCGAGATCGTCGCCTTCGTGCCGGCCTCCGAGATCGACCCGCTCCAGATGGACGCGGCCTACTACCTCTCGGCGAACGGCGTGCCGGCCGCCAAGCCGTACACCCTGCTGCGCGAGGCGCTCAAGCGCAGCAACCGCGTCGCCATCGCCAAGTTCGCGCTGCGCGGACGGGAGCGGCTCGGCATGCTCCGCGTCGTCGACGACGTGATCGCCATGCACGGGCTGCTGTGGCCGGACGAGATCAGGCAGCCGGAAGGCGTGGCCCCGCAGAGCGACGTGACCGTGCGGGACGCGGAACTCGACCTCGCCGACGCTCTGATGGACACGCTCGGTGAGGTCGACCTCGAGTCGCTGCACGACGACTACCGCGACGCGGTCGAGGCCATGATCGCCGCGAAGGCCGAGGGCGGCGGCGCTGCCGTCGAGCCGGCTCCGGCGGAGCGCGAGGGCGGCAAGGTCATCGACCTGATGGCGGCGCTGGAGAGCAGTGTGCGCGCGGCGCAGGAGGCGCGCGGCGAGGGGGCGGAGGAGCCCGCCGGTGACGAGGCGCGGGTGACGCCGATCAAGGGGCGGCGTTCCGCGGCGGCTCCGAAGGAGCAGGGCGGCAAGAAGTCGACGTCCGCGGCGAAGAAGACCGCGGCCAAGAAGACCACGGCCAAGTCGACGTCCACGGCGGCCAAGAAGTCCGCGTCGAAGTCCACGGCGGCCAAGAAGTCCGCGTCGAAGTCCACGGCCAAGTCGGCGTCCTCGGGCTCCTCTTCGTCCGGCGGGGCGTCGAAGAAGTCCGCGTCGAAGAAGGCGGCCCCGAGGAAGCGCTCCTCGGCGTGA
- a CDS encoding FtsW/RodA/SpoVE family cell cycle protein: MTATTAGTSPHEPGPGPRPPKRRGVELSLLVCAVLICVHGYVAVGLARNGAVPPDVAGYGAGLGVLALLAHLAVRLRAPYADPLLLPIAVLLNGLGLVLIYRLDLETPLDRAAPAQLVWSTFGVALFITAVVLLRDHRVLARYAYVSVTAALALLCAPIFFPAVNGARIWIRIGQLSFQPGEFAKVLLAVFFAAYLAVNRGALSHASRLIRRLQLPTGRVLGPVVAVWLVSVGVLVLERDLGTSLLFFGLFVVMLYVATGRIGWIAVGLVLASAGAFAVGSLEPHVHSRVEDWLNPYAGIEAGQGPGQLAQSLFAFAAGGVLGTGLGLGHSVLIGFATKSDFILATAGEELGLAGLSAIFLLYGLLVARGLSTALGLRDPFGSLLAVGLSSIVALQVFVIAGGVTGLIPLTGMAMPFLAQGGSSVVTNWVIVALLIRLSHSARAPLPAPVETGILTPQAVRR, encoded by the coding sequence ATGACCGCAACGACGGCGGGGACTTCGCCGCACGAGCCGGGCCCCGGGCCGCGTCCGCCGAAGCGCCGGGGCGTCGAGCTGTCGCTCCTCGTCTGCGCCGTCCTGATCTGCGTCCACGGCTATGTCGCCGTCGGGCTCGCCAGGAACGGCGCCGTGCCGCCGGACGTCGCCGGCTACGGGGCGGGCCTCGGCGTCCTGGCGCTCCTCGCGCACCTGGCCGTCCGGCTGCGCGCGCCCTACGCCGACCCGCTGCTGCTGCCCATCGCGGTCCTGCTCAACGGACTGGGCCTGGTGCTGATCTACCGCCTCGACCTGGAGACCCCGCTGGACCGGGCCGCCCCCGCCCAGCTCGTCTGGTCCACCTTCGGCGTCGCCCTGTTCATCACCGCCGTCGTCCTCCTGCGCGACCACCGGGTCCTGGCCCGGTACGCCTACGTCAGCGTCACGGCCGCCCTCGCCCTGCTCTGCGCCCCGATCTTCTTCCCCGCCGTCAACGGCGCCAGGATCTGGATCCGGATCGGGCAACTGTCCTTCCAGCCAGGAGAGTTCGCCAAGGTCCTGCTGGCCGTCTTCTTCGCCGCGTACCTCGCCGTGAACCGGGGCGCCCTCTCGCACGCGAGCCGGCTGATCCGCAGGCTGCAACTGCCCACCGGACGGGTGCTCGGACCGGTCGTCGCGGTGTGGCTGGTCAGCGTCGGGGTGCTGGTGCTGGAACGGGACCTCGGCACCTCGCTCCTCTTCTTCGGGCTGTTCGTCGTCATGCTCTACGTGGCGACGGGCCGGATCGGCTGGATCGCCGTGGGACTGGTGCTGGCCTCCGCCGGGGCGTTCGCCGTCGGCTCGCTCGAACCGCACGTCCACAGCCGGGTCGAGGACTGGCTGAACCCGTACGCCGGCATCGAGGCCGGGCAGGGCCCCGGTCAGCTGGCGCAGTCCCTGTTCGCCTTCGCCGCCGGCGGGGTGCTGGGCACCGGTCTGGGGCTCGGCCACTCGGTCCTGATCGGCTTCGCCACCAAGTCGGACTTCATCCTCGCCACCGCCGGCGAGGAACTGGGTCTGGCGGGCCTGAGCGCGATCTTCCTGCTGTACGGACTGCTGGTGGCACGCGGGCTGAGCACCGCACTCGGCCTGCGCGACCCGTTCGGCAGTCTCCTCGCGGTCGGCCTCTCCTCGATCGTCGCGCTCCAGGTCTTCGTCATCGCGGGCGGCGTGACGGGGCTGATCCCGCTGACCGGCATGGCGATGCCGTTCCTCGCGCAGGGCGGCTCGTCCGTGGTCACCAACTGGGTCATCGTGGCGCTGCTGATCCGGCTCAGCCACTCGGCCCGCGCACCGCTGCCCGCGCCCGTGGAGACGGGCATTCTCACCCCGCAGGCGGTGCGCCGGTGA
- a CDS encoding 50S ribosomal protein bL37 — protein sequence MSKRGNKRRARKKKGANHGKRPNA from the coding sequence ATGTCCAAACGAGGCAACAAGCGCCGCGCCCGCAAGAAGAAGGGCGCGAACCACGGCAAGCGCCCCAACGCCTGA
- a CDS encoding zinc ribbon domain-containing protein, translated as MIIFGTKGYIYQLAILTLVCGHCGNPSAHTLRKRVTKFTLFFVPLFPFSTKYATQCTFCGAEQQITSEQAEQLQLQGAGGGQDFRGGQPGGHVQQPGQHPYQR; from the coding sequence ATGATCATTTTTGGCACCAAGGGGTACATCTACCAGCTGGCGATACTCACCCTGGTGTGCGGCCACTGCGGCAATCCGTCGGCGCACACGCTCAGGAAGCGGGTCACCAAGTTCACGCTGTTCTTCGTGCCGCTGTTCCCGTTCTCGACGAAGTACGCCACGCAGTGCACCTTCTGCGGCGCGGAGCAGCAGATCACCTCGGAGCAGGCGGAGCAGCTCCAGCTCCAGGGCGCGGGCGGCGGCCAGGACTTCCGGGGCGGGCAGCCGGGCGGTCACGTGCAGCAGCCCGGGCAGCACCCCTACCAGCGCTGA
- the ligD gene encoding non-homologous end-joining DNA ligase: MTPITEVEGRRLALTNLEKVIHPATGTTKGEIVHYYAVTAEAILPHLRDRPVSFLRYPDGPDGQVFFTKNPPPGTPDWVRTAPVPRSEDPKARQVVICDLASLVWAANLVVEFHTPQWRADRPAVADRMVFDLDPGAPAGIAECCEVALWLRDRLARDGLDAYAKTSGSKGLHLAVPLEPTPSEQVSAYAKSLAVEGEAALPKLVLHRMARALRPGKVFVDHSQNAAAKTTATPYTLRARPEPAVSAPVTWEEVDEGRADGAGLVFRLSDIAPRLERYGDLLAPLDDRDRAGHLP, encoded by the coding sequence ATGACGCCGATCACAGAGGTGGAGGGGCGGCGCCTGGCGCTCACCAACCTGGAAAAGGTCATCCATCCCGCCACCGGGACCACCAAGGGCGAGATCGTGCACTACTACGCGGTCACGGCCGAGGCGATCCTGCCCCACCTCAGGGACCGCCCGGTCTCCTTCCTCCGATACCCGGACGGTCCCGACGGCCAGGTGTTCTTCACCAAGAACCCGCCGCCCGGCACTCCCGACTGGGTGCGCACGGCGCCGGTCCCCCGCTCGGAGGACCCGAAGGCGCGCCAGGTGGTGATCTGCGACCTGGCCTCACTCGTCTGGGCGGCCAACTTGGTGGTCGAGTTCCACACGCCGCAGTGGCGGGCCGACCGGCCCGCCGTCGCGGACCGCATGGTGTTCGACCTCGACCCGGGCGCGCCCGCCGGCATCGCCGAGTGCTGCGAGGTGGCCCTGTGGCTGCGCGACCGGCTCGCGCGCGACGGCCTCGACGCGTACGCCAAGACGTCCGGCTCCAAGGGGCTGCATCTGGCCGTGCCGCTGGAGCCCACCCCCTCCGAGCAGGTCTCGGCCTATGCGAAGTCGCTGGCCGTCGAGGGGGAGGCCGCCCTGCCGAAGCTGGTCCTGCACCGGATGGCCCGGGCTCTGCGGCCCGGCAAGGTCTTCGTCGACCACAGCCAGAACGCCGCCGCGAAGACCACCGCGACCCCGTACACCCTGCGGGCGCGCCCGGAGCCGGCCGTCTCCGCGCCGGTGACCTGGGAGGAGGTGGACGAGGGCCGCGCGGACGGGGCCGGGCTCGTCTTCCGGCTCTCCGACATCGCCCCCCGGCTCGAGCGGTACGGCGACCTGCTCGCCCCGCTCGACGACCGCGACAGAGCCGGGCACCTGCCGTGA
- a CDS encoding ATP-dependent DNA ligase, whose translation MTLPRPPLKVALAESVNALPSGTNLAYEPKFDGHRMVIFRIGGEVLLQARSGRIVTAAFPDLAAAARQLPDDTVLDGEVVVWRDGRTDFAAVQKRAAATPGRAPALARALPASYAAFDLLAEAGEDLRPLAYEKRRARLVAVTGPLGPPLQPVPMTLDRAEAAGWYESLPAIGVEGLVVKRLDQTYRGGVRLWRKLRHTRTHDAAVVGFTGAPARPTALTLVLPDDDTPVVSSPMPPGLRAQAAALLAGRAGGASGTAVATGIGEVAYRVVEPGVVAEVELGTTRHTVTTVVRLRAPEELD comes from the coding sequence GTGACGCTGCCCCGGCCGCCCCTGAAGGTGGCGCTCGCCGAGTCGGTGAACGCCCTGCCGAGCGGTACCAATCTGGCCTACGAGCCCAAGTTCGACGGGCACCGCATGGTGATCTTCCGCATCGGCGGCGAGGTGCTGCTGCAGGCCCGTTCGGGGCGGATCGTCACGGCCGCGTTCCCCGATCTCGCCGCCGCCGCCCGGCAGCTGCCGGACGACACCGTGCTCGACGGCGAGGTCGTGGTGTGGCGGGACGGGCGGACCGACTTCGCCGCCGTGCAGAAGCGGGCGGCCGCCACGCCCGGACGGGCTCCCGCGCTCGCCCGCGCCCTGCCCGCCTCGTACGCCGCCTTCGATCTGCTGGCGGAGGCCGGCGAGGACCTGCGGCCGCTGGCGTACGAGAAGCGGCGGGCGCGGCTGGTGGCGGTGACCGGGCCGCTGGGGCCGCCGCTGCAGCCCGTGCCGATGACGCTGGACCGGGCGGAGGCGGCGGGCTGGTACGAGAGCCTGCCGGCGATCGGTGTCGAGGGGCTGGTGGTCAAGCGGCTGGACCAGACCTACCGGGGCGGGGTGCGGTTGTGGCGCAAGCTCCGGCACACCCGCACGCACGACGCGGCCGTGGTCGGCTTCACCGGCGCTCCGGCCCGGCCCACCGCGCTGACCCTGGTGCTGCCCGACGACGACACGCCGGTGGTGTCCAGCCCGATGCCGCCCGGGCTGCGGGCGCAGGCGGCGGCCCTGCTGGCCGGGCGGGCCGGCGGCGCGAGCGGGACGGCGGTCGCGACCGGGATCGGCGAGGTCGCCTACCGGGTCGTCGAGCCGGGGGTGGTCGCGGAGGTGGAACTGGGCACCACGCGGCACACGGTGACGACGGTGGTGCGGCTGAGGGCACCCGAGGAACTCGACTAA
- a CDS encoding nuclease-related domain-containing protein produces the protein MQRLRVTPVRVRGGDRLCVSLPDGRDVAWCDRDTGRVALFSAAHRDAVLQALAPFTAGELTVGPPPVPTRDELARLALPPDDDLAPNRPGEALCTDLERRPPAALRLRRDPRRADLAAQQRLGDALDGLEPAGWRVLHAVPLPGADHIDHLAFGPGGVLALHAFAADRTRVRVGDRLVQGGRGTAVDLTLTRRRADRAAHVLAVVVRPVLVVVGAARLDAASAPGDIQVLRDDEVPALARLGGVLKPADIESLYAAARDRRTWLAA, from the coding sequence ATGCAGCGACTGCGGGTGACGCCGGTGCGCGTCCGGGGCGGGGACCGGCTCTGTGTGAGCCTTCCCGACGGCCGTGACGTCGCCTGGTGCGACCGCGACACGGGCCGGGTCGCCCTGTTCTCCGCCGCCCACCGCGACGCGGTGCTCCAGGCGCTCGCCCCCTTCACGGCCGGGGAGCTCACCGTGGGGCCGCCGCCCGTGCCCACCCGCGACGAACTCGCCCGTCTCGCACTGCCCCCCGACGACGACCTGGCCCCCAACCGGCCCGGCGAGGCGCTGTGCACGGACCTCGAACGCCGTCCGCCGGCCGCGCTGCGGCTGCGGCGCGACCCGCGGCGTGCGGACCTGGCCGCGCAGCAGCGGCTCGGCGACGCGCTCGACGGACTGGAGCCCGCGGGATGGCGGGTGCTGCACGCCGTGCCGCTGCCGGGCGCCGACCACATCGACCACCTGGCCTTCGGTCCGGGCGGGGTGCTCGCCCTGCACGCGTTCGCGGCCGACCGGACGCGGGTGCGCGTCGGCGACCGGCTGGTCCAGGGCGGCCGGGGCACGGCCGTCGACCTGACGCTGACGCGCCGCCGGGCCGACCGGGCCGCGCATGTGCTGGCCGTCGTGGTCCGGCCGGTCCTGGTCGTCGTCGGCGCGGCCCGGCTGGACGCGGCCTCGGCGCCGGGTGACATCCAGGTTCTGCGGGACGACGAGGTGCCGGCGCTGGCCCGGCTCGGCGGCGTGCTCAAGCCCGCGGACATCGAGTCCCTGTACGCGGCGGCCCGCGACCGGCGCACCTGGCTCGCGGCCTGA